GCCCGCTCTGCGGGCGACCGAGCTAGCGAGGGACCCCTATTCCCCGGACGGGCCTTTGAACTTGCGCTCCCAATCCCTGCTCAGATCACGCCAAGAAGGATTCACCGATTCGATCAGCCTGATCTTCTTCGCCCGCAGCCAGCCCTTAAGCTCCTTCTCGCGCGCAATGGCGTTACCGACATACTTGAAGGTCTCGAAGTAGACCAACCGATTCACTTTGTACCTGGCGGTGAACGAGGAGATCAAACCCTCCTTGTGGTCGTAGACGCGGCGCGCCAGGTTGTTGGTGATGCCGATGTAGAGGGTTCCGGAGAGGCTGGCCAGGATGTAGACGTAGAAGCGTTTGTCCTTGAGGCTTCCCGGCACGATAGGGGTCCTTCGCTAGCTCGGGTCGCTGCGCTCCTTCGCCTTGCTCAGGATGACAACTACAAAAAGCAGGGTCTGAAAATACCGGCAGCAGGTGGCTGATCGCCTACTCCCCCGCGGGCTGCATTTCGCTGTCGGCTTCGGCCTGGCGCTC
The sequence above is a segment of the Terriglobales bacterium genome. Coding sequences within it:
- a CDS encoding GIY-YIG nuclease family protein; this encodes MPGSLKDKRFYVYILASLSGTLYIGITNNLARRVYDHKEGLISSFTARYKVNRLVYFETFKYVGNAIAREKELKGWLRAKKIRLIESVNPSWRDLSRDWERKFKGPSGE